The following is a genomic window from Antechinus flavipes isolate AdamAnt ecotype Samford, QLD, Australia chromosome 3, AdamAnt_v2, whole genome shotgun sequence.
ACTGAGCCCAAAGGAAATTATGAAGCCCTCAAGTGGGCTTcacaaggaaaagagaagaggtccCAGATAGTCTCAAAGGATGTTTAGGCTTAGACAGTATGTTATGGATATAAATATATCAAAGACTGAGAAGGAACAGATATACAAGGAGGAGGCAAAGCAATGATACTGTTCTTGAATACTGTCACTATTAGCTTTACTTAACTGATGGCAGGGTGTTATTAATACTAATATAATACCTTTGTTACTACTGTCATTCACCTTCCTTAACATATTATCTCCATGAATTCCTATTAGTGATGCAAACAATCTCAATTTTGAGCAGTTTAACACTGTTCTTGGGATAGTGTTGCCCCATTTAACACCACCATGATTCTTGAAGGCTGATATATCaattatttgtttacttatttattgagGCCAAGGTCTGCACTATATTTCTCTCCAAGTTTTAGGATAGTATCTATAAAatgtgtttaataaacatttatcaaatgacaaaaaaatgagGAGTTTTTTAGTCTGAAGAAGATTCTTTTAGATTGGTGTAAGTCCATGAACACTTTATTCAAGTGTTTGAGCGTCATGTTGAGGAGTAATTAATGTTACTCTATGTACCTCCATGGTGTAGAACTAGAACTCCTGGGTTGAAGATATAGGAAATCATTTTTTGGCTTAACTTTTAGGGAAACCATCTTCACCATTAGGATCAGAATTTCCCATTACTAGAGAGGCTCAATCATAGGCCAGATTGCTATTTATTAAGAATAGTTACTAGATTAGGTGATTTGTGAATAGGAATGAATTTTCTCATTAGGTTAAGCCTAGCCTCCAGTAAAAAAAGAGGGAATCAGAGGCCTTATTCTCTCATCACTGGTAACTAAGCAACCCTTGGTGTATAGTCAAAATTTTAGTAGAAGATTAATTCTCTATGGAGCCACTGTTAATAAAGTTGCACTCCTAGGTGGGGaatgcatatttattttcttccctgaagAATCTGTTCTCATTGGGGACTCTAGGAACATTTTGATTCTGATCTCTAGAGCCAGGATAAGCCTCCTGTGTTCTGTCTTCTACTGACTATGggaacaataaaaagagaaaaatttgactGGTAAAGCCACACTTTGTAATTGTGCTTCTTAGCTCAGAAGAGAATCTTTGAAACTAAGATCTGTGGTTGAATAATTGAATTAGGTTCTATAAATACTTCACTGTCAACctcaccaaaataattttctccaaGAACCCAGAGACTGGGGAGGCAGAAAAATCCATTATTGATGTTCTGAGCCAGAATGAGGGCATTTTCCCCAAGAACCCAGGAATTGGGGAGGCAGAAAAGTCCATTACTTATGTTCTGAGCCTGAATGAGGGTGAATGAATGTTAGAAGAGTCTCCCTTATTCCTCTTTCTAAAGCCATGATCATGGGATCTCAGAGTTCTGTGAAATCCATCTTCTCTAAGAGACTGATTAGAGTGGATTGGTGAGTGTGCTATGTAGAATACAGAGAGACACTTAACTTTATAGTGTATATAGAGCTTTATCTGAGTATGTGCCAGAGGGGAGGTCTTGATTGTGGTCCTGGATCACAGGAATTCTCACTCTGTAAGTATCTCAGAGAGCCTATTTCCTTATCCCTAAAATGCAGCTATTAGTTATGTTCCATATATTGACAAATTCCTATACAAAGGAGCTGAAATATTCTTGACACACAGCAATAATTGGATTAGGAAGAGAACCATTGCTTCTTCCCCACCTCTTGGTCTTCTAATAGTTCCAGGTCTTATTTTGGAGGTAGgatcagaaaaggtttttttttttggtggttgttgttgttgctattgttttttgGCAACTGTTTGTTTTAGAGATTGTTATAAAGAACATTCAGATCCATTGTCTATTCTGTTGGCAACAAGGACATAAGTTTGATGAATGATCAGAAGAGGAATGGATTTAGAGTCTCCAAGTATACATCCCCACTTTGTCAGTAGGGTAGatattttcccttcttattctgTTCTTTCCTCTTCCTACAGATTCTTTCCAGAGAAGAATGGCCACAGGAAATGACTCCTCAGTGACAGAATTTTTTCTCGCTGGTTTAACGAACCAACCAGAGCTCCagcttcttctctttttcctgtttttaggGATCTACATTGTTACTGTGGTGGGGAACCTTGGTCTCATCACTTTGATTAGGTTGAATTCCCATCTTCACACTCCCATGTACTACTTCCTCTTCAACTTATCCTTCATAGATCTCTGCTACTCCTCTGTCATCACTCCCAAAATGCTAATGAATTTTGTGTCAGAGAAAAATGTCATCTCCTATTCAGGATGCATGGCTCAGCTGtacttcttttgtttctttggactTTCTGAATCCTTACTTTTGTCAGCCATGGTGTATGATTGTTACATTGCTATCTGCAACCCTTTACTTTATACCATCACCATGTCCTCTCAGGTCTGCTCCCTACTAATGTCTGGCGTATATGTGTTGGGGTTTGCTGGTGCCATGGCCCACACAGGATGCATGCTGAGACTGGATTTCTGTGATGGCAATGTCATCAACCACTACATGTGTGACATACTTCCCATGCTGGAGCTGTCCTGCACTAGCACCTATGTCAATGAGTTAGTGGCTTTCATTGTTGCCAGCATTGACATTGGAATGATCAGTACCACTATTTTCACATCTTACGCTTTCATCTTCTCCACTATCCTCCGCATTAACTCCTCTGGTGGCAGGTCCAAAGCTTTCAGCACTTGCAGCTCCCATATAAtcactgtttctcttttctttggttCAGGAGCATTCATGTACCTCAAACCTTCCTGTGTTGTGTCGATGGACCAGGGAAAAGTGTCCTCTGTGTTCTATACCATTGTAGTGCCTATGCTAAACCCCCTGATCTATAGTTTGAGAAATAAGGATGTCAAATTGGCCATGAGGAAAATGATGAGACaaagaatgatctcctggtgagCATCAGGGTCAGTGTCAGCAACAGTATTCAAATTTCTATTGGCTTTATTGAAGTATATTGTTGAAAGAATACTGACTTGAATGCTCCTCCTCCACTCTCACCACAGGAGTATTTAACCAATCTTTGGAATGGTTTATTTATATCATATAGAAGGATTTATTTACCAAAATTTTCCTGGGAAAGGTCTTTTAAGAAGTGTGCTTCTTTAGGCAATTTAATTCTAACTCTAGTTCAAGaaatttcatagaatttttcATAGATTGGTATACAAGGAAAGTTGGAAACAAATTTTGTAAGGAGGTTGATGATATAAAGTTTACAGCATATGTTAAGTTCCTCTTGGGTTAATGGCAATTGCTATGAGCAAATCATGTAGAATgttgatataaaaaaagattatataatctcttcattttattaaagagtcttttttcctcaataggAGATGAGGATTTTTACCCTTGTTCTCAAGCATCTAATTTGTCATAGAAATTTCAACCCTCCTAATTTATGAAGGAGGaactaaggtccagagaggttaaatgaattgctcagAATCATAAAGCTATTCTAAGCCATCGgaagacttgaatccaaatcttttcaACCATTGAGAACCATTTCTACCATACCAATTCTGCCttacaaaaaatgcaaaaaaagattcccttgaaattttttttaatgatgcacTTGCAGCATAATTAATCTGCTGCTATTCATTATAATTCATTGTATTTCTTCAGaggcagaataaaaaaaatagaaatttttttctttttcttgggcaaaatataagaaaagttgCTGGTGAGTTTAGATGGCATATTAAACATATGAAAAGTTAACAGTGAGAAGAAGGTCCTTGTATGGAACCTAAAACATCTTCCTATTTGAGGTGAAGTTTTTAAAGTGTAGTGAGAGGGATTACAAGTTCTAGTACCCATATCAGAACAAAATATTAGTAAGGACAAAGGATTCTGGATTTATATTTGAGATCAGATTAAAAGCCATTATAGAAACACAAGAGACACATTTAAGAATGCTTCAATTGTTGGCCATTGATCCAAAACTCAATGTTGGAACCTAGATATCAGAAAACTTAGAATCTTGTACATATTATATAGAAGTTTAAGTCTCCTTTTATCATTGATAAGGATAATACTGAAATTCAGATTCTAAAAAAAGAGACTCTTTgtgctttatttaatatttttattttccccagttacatataaaacaatttttaaatttgtttttaaaatattgtgttcccaattctctcccttcttccctgctCCCAATTGAGAaggtacatgtgaagttatgtaaaacatttccataaaaatcatgatacaaaagaaaacatagattcctcTACCcgcccccccaccaaaaaaaacaaactcaaaaaaataaagtttaaaaaagtatgcttcaatctgtattcatacacaatcaattctttttctgggctTAGATAGCAAAAAAGAGACATTTTCACTATGATTAGAAGTTCAACGGGAACGGGGGCTGGCACAGGAAATAGAAATTGGAGAAGTAAATCAGAAGGAGGATGCTGAGCAAGAGACAGTTTTAATTGGAATATGGttataaatgaatcaatgaaatgaTAATGTATCAAAACAGTAATGTAAATTGTTCATTCCCTATTTTGGGAAGGCAATTgacagaaaaaagaggaaaagtattGACTGTTTAATTCAAtgtaagaattttttctttttctttttgtttggagTTAGTACAGGCCATCTTTCTAAAGAAATAGATAGGAAAGCAAAGTATCTAAAATTCTTGTGTAAGTCACATAAATTAATATTATCCCCCCAGTTTTTCCCTTTGAGAGCCATGGGATATTTAGACATTGTGGGGAACTAGAGAATGACCACAAGTCCATGTAGTAACAGGTAGTTTTAACATTTTATGCTAAAATGTTCTTATAACACATACATAATTGAATCATAATTCTTCTTACTATCCATAAGATAAAAAGTAAGCCTTACTCAGTCCTTTTCTACATAACTTATTCTTCTCATTTGGTTTTTTCTAAGttctattttgaatttgtttaaaatatctcatttgaaatgtAATAAACTTATTTGGAGATTTGTTCTTAACCAAAGGATTCTATTCTACAGGGcaaacaaaaattggaaattgaagcagaaactgaggaaattgaaattagAGTTGTCTTCTGCAATAGAAAGACACTGTGCTCAGTTTGGTTCATGAGCCAACAACATTTATAGTATTGAATATAATGAGAGTTGAAATTGATGAATTATAATGAGTGATCAACACAAACTGAGGTTCCTATTTTGAAAATGTCaaaaaatctgatttctttttttattatagctttttacaagatatatgcatagataatttttcagcattgacaattgcaaaaccttcctcccatctcctccccaagatggcaggtaaccagttaaatacaacatatgtatacatgtccatacagttattttgctgcacaaaaagaattggactttgaaatagtgtacaattaacctgtgaaggaaatcaaaaatgcaggcagacaaaaatagagggattgggaattctatgtagtggttcatagtcatctcccagagttccttcgcTGGGCGTACCTGGTTCAAGAATTTTTCCTTTCAATGATAACTTGCTATCTCCAACTTCTTATAACATTTTTTGTGTAatatttgtgtctttttttttgtcagactGTAAGCATCAGGGACCCGGTCTTAAGTGTGTTCTGTTTTTGATTCTGACTCTACTTGCTCTGTGATCGAGccatctaattttctttttctcattgacAAAATAAGGAGTTTGGCTTTGATGATtagtttaatttcatttctcaaattataGTTAGAATTTTAGTCAGGtcacatgcatttattaagtgtttatggTGTGCCAGAGACTCTGCTAGTAACTCCTCATAAAATGGCTTTCTTACTATAAATGGAAATAGGTTAGCAGAGGAAAGAATAGTGGACTTTACTGGAGGAAATAAAGAACATTAATGAGAGTAATGTGTAAGACCTGAAAGACTGAGGCAAGACTAGTAATGATAGAATCAGTTTACTTTAGCATTGTCTTTAGCCATATTCAAACCCTAGCCTTACCACCATACAGATATGGTAAAAGGAAAagagctacatatatatatatatacacatatacatatatatttagtttgtATTCATGATCCATGATCTCTTTAGTACTGTGTCTAAATTAATTAGGAAGTATCATAGTGGCAGAGCTATCCTATTATCAATGCCCTAACTCTCATTAAATTTATGTATTCCAAggaacaagtttttaaaaaatctaacatatgtaaatatatttatacaattctcttgctgcacaagaaaaatcagatcaaaaagaaaagaaaatgagtaagaaaacaaaatgcaagcaaacaacgacaaaaagtgaaaatactatgttatgatccacattcagttcccactgtcctttaCCTAGGTAtcaatggctctcttcatcacaagatcattgcaactggcatcaatcatctcattgttagaaagagtcaccttcatcagaatggatcatccttaatattgatgttgtgtacaatgatctcctggttctgcccatttcactcagcatcagttaatgtaagtctcttcaagcctctctgtattcatcttactgatcatttcttacagaacaataatattccttaacattcatataccataacttatccagccaatctccaactgatggggagtcactcagtttctactttctagacattacaaaaagagctgtcacaaacattcttgcacatacaggttcctttcctctctttaagatctctttgggatataagccagtagtaacactgctggatcaaaggatatgctaagtttgataactttttgataatagttccaaattgctctccagaatggctggatccattcacagttccactaacaatgaatTAGTAAAGGATCAGATTTTTATTAGGTAAATtacaaaaagaatatttcaaagtTCCTAGATTTATTAGCAAAGACTTTAAAAACTTCACTATCACCTGCTATGTATATGGAAAAAAAGACCTTTAAACATAGCATCTATATACATACAAGCATTATTCTTTTGtgcatttatatatttgaattcacTATCCTTAATTACCAGAGGCAAGCTCACATAGAAAGAGTTTCTGGTAGAAATACTAGTAAAATGACCAGGTTCCTGACCTCATGTAGATTACAGTCAAATAGGCAAAAAAGATACTTGGAAGAATGATAGGATCAGGAATTTAGAAATTCAGACAagattttctcactttttcactTGTAATATTTGTGTCTTTCCTTTTTGTTAGATTGCAAGCTACATGAGTTCAGGGACCTGGTCTTTTCAAAATTGTTAACAAAGGTgatttacaaagatgaatgagtCACTGAAATTCTTCTGGTCATTTTAGATTTCGGAGGAAGTAGGCAAAGTGCTTGTGCATGTCATGTGGGTATTGTGAATGAGGCAGGGCCAAAGGAGGAGAGGCAGTGACCAAGACAACCATGGGCATGAATATCAGTTTTGGGTGTGCATTTGTTATGATAGCAGTGACAGGTGTGCCCTGGAGCTTACTTAACCTCCTCTCATATATGCTTGTTGAGATGAGTGAGTCTGTGAATGTGGGGTTGTATTTGTGGGCTTGATACTTGTACCCTGTTTTGCCTAGTACATCCTAGTTTGGCACAAGTaattgtgatgactgcgtatttaaaatcagccggagtcaggaattcagattaagggaaaaatcttcaatcttcattgaagtgaagaggtgaagaaggattgcgatagcaatatggacacaGGAAGCCAgatagcagagggggattggaggtgaaggacagTCGCAATGGCAatacgagcagctgtgtcaagatgccagccagcagtctctctttctacttctgtttccactcccctgcctccacccatcaaaaacatcatttcctatacaacacatcagaacctgcacaaagagtgggcaggagccattctttctccaagcttatatattaatagagtgtggtccaattactatttagtctcatgtgcttgggacctcagtgcatcaactcaagcctcagcccattacatctcctgctttcttttgttttagaaaacaggtggtcatgccatccctgactcctcagggaggtcagagcccccaaggggaggtgatcacaccctccctgacttctcaggaaaggaagtgaaagcaccgaaaaggaggtgatcacgacccccctgacatctcaggaagggagatgaaaagcaccaaagggaagtgggggttgctagtgggtttctgggctgaagggtcttatgatgcacaaacccatcagcatgggaggtactacacaagcacatagcaataacgcagaggctattattgatgactctccccacagtcagtgcaggctcgatgtggtgtaacaaacatgaattatacacccaagtaacggtataacaaacaatataaatcaacattgtgttgtaaaagattgccagaagtcctagaagaagaGTATGTAAACatcagtcacacatatgccttcttcagcaaccaagagatagtccaaaaccaatctgttgtccattgcttcacatatcagggaatccaatgatccccccaagtttttgaagtcctgcaaaagtctttttatgtgttagggaatgcaatgattccagcagattttgaagtcctataatagtcttatcatttctcagaaaatccaatgattcccgaAAGTTTTCAAGTctcatgtctcaaagaatccaattattcctgagggatttaaagtcctacaacaatctaatgtctcagagaatccaatgatttctgagttttcaagtcttatatctcagagaatccaatgattcctgagggttttgaagtccaaaaattttctatgtccatgagtcaaactccataactgccaggctctttcaatggtgagcacaatcagcaacagaaccacaatatttcttgggtcttctccttcatttcaagggtctgctccatctctctgcgatggacaaggcgaatatggctcattggcacccatctgattccttcttcacctgtagagatacaagcaaaccctctcctccaagcagttagcctatctggtccctttcattcaccactttctggatctctccacatcacctggcgattatctaaagatagtggagctgctcacactggacactttcattctggtgggttataaaacctgtctgccagagccagtgcatctttgtcaaaaatcaagaagttaatagtataaaggattagatttagaagttctctggggttacctgtggctccccctttcttttgttttgggaggagtgtcttaatgtccctgtttcttctttctacgattgcctgaccttgaggattaaagggtatgccagtgatgtgtaaaatcttatactgtgcacaaaactgtgcaaaatgtttggaggtatatgcaggaccactgtctgtttttattgcttgtggaacacccataatggcaaatgcttgtgtgaggaattcagtgaccacttgggctatctcttttgctgctggtattgcaaaagtgaatcctgaaaaggtgtctaccacaacatggataaaagacagacaatggaaagatttataatgggtcacatccatatgccagatttcattgggtctcaaaccatgagggttcttccctggaggcagtgtaggagggtggaaaggaaggcaagctgtatagctttttactatgctcctagcttcctcttttgttatcccaaattgtaaacgcaaagctcgagcagcttgatagtatttagaatgggattcctgggcctcctgaaataaaggtgtactggctaacatagttaaaaggctatctgcctatATATCCTTGGCTATTCTCAcagtgattactcagctgaaacgaAAGCTGGtccaaagatctccagaaaaccaaccagaacactataTTTTAGCACCCAAACATGGGACTAAGGATTTACACTTACAAGTTCAGACTGACACGACCCTGAGTTCAATGGAAAAGTTTCCAATCCTGAGTTCAATGAAAAAATCTCCATTAcacagaaattagggtgagtacaaaaatagagaagaagGAAACTTTTCTAAGGGCTAAAGTAGTGTTTCAgttgaaatgggacaaatgtttagaaaacagctttCTCCACCACAAGAAAAATGTATAGAAAGCACAGTTAGACTAATAAAAAAACTAAGCTTTGATTGTACCTTGGGGGGACTTTTAGAAATATTACAGTTatcatctccttggttctcaaaggaagaagaattagaaccagacaagtggaaattagtaggagagcaactaagaGAATACAATGATAAatgtcctgattcaattcctaaagaaacattctatacatataacttaatacaattggctttaaggaattacataagtattagaataagaaaaaagaagaaagaacaggagggggagattactgaaaaaaaaaacagttgaaaagcatgaagaattaggcaagaaaggagttaagtataatgctgatgaaattaaggagtgtggtgcttcacagcaggagtcATTGGGACATTccccatctcatgaccctcccccctcaattaaagATAGAtaaaggaccatgcctaagtgaaggggcaggtcaattctgtgagagccttcacagctgtgaatcacaacacttgaaggagttgcaaaagCAGCCTTTACtcatgcagatgttccttgtggactgggaatgaaataaattggaggcagagggaaaaggaaggaggtcatagaacagcaactgcctctcagtctccttgtagcatcatcattctctcacatgaagaaatccattctacaggtctgagtttgACCTCCAGCAGGCACTGGCAGGTGGCTATCACAGCACACAATGGTTAGCAACTCAGTGCAGTTATAGAAAGATGAATACCTCCTCATcaaataaaaggaatttattaataCATTTTCAAAGTACATAACAAACAGGTTAAAAACTTAgagaaatgtttttgaaaaaaaaattcccatattatttcattaatattaatgactatcatacattattattattattaactattattaatagTTATGTTCCCATGGATTATGAAAAGGTATTGAAAGTAGTTTGCCTTTGGATGGAGCTAAACAGCTAAGATTTAAAATGAGACTTGAAAAACAGCATCCACAGGAACTCAGTCAATAATACATTGATAAGGAAGAGCCAGATGGTTGAATTGCACATTTAATATCAATAACATACTTTGAGTATGAACAACTTTGAGAAgtataaactgatgaagaatgcAACAACTGTAACCAAGAGaccaaattatataaaaattctataatgtataataataattaaaagaataaaaacaactttgaaaaatttaagagtAATGATAATTTATGATTTTAAGCAACCAATGACAAAATCATTATAGAAATATGAGATATTTAGAgtgaaaaatgagataaatattttgtatacagcctttgaagaaattttttttggctttatatatat
Proteins encoded in this region:
- the LOC127558033 gene encoding olfactory receptor 145-like — protein: MATGNDSSVTEFFLAGLTNQPELQLLLFFLFLGIYIVTVVGNLGLITLIRLNSHLHTPMYYFLFNLSFIDLCYSSVITPKMLMNFVSEKNVISYSGCMAQLYFFCFFGLSESLLLSAMVYDCYIAICNPLLYTITMSSQVCSLLMSGVYVLGFAGAMAHTGCMLRLDFCDGNVINHYMCDILPMLELSCTSTYVNELVAFIVASIDIGMISTTIFTSYAFIFSTILRINSSGGRSKAFSTCSSHIITVSLFFGSGAFMYLKPSCVVSMDQGKVSSVFYTIVVPMLNPLIYSLRNKDVKLAMRKMMRQRMISW